From a region of the Erythrobacter neustonensis genome:
- the pth gene encoding aminoacyl-tRNA hydrolase, with protein MQIWVGLGNPGPRYALHRHNVGFMALDVIADMHSFGPVQTKFSGWAQEGRIGSQKVLLLKPATFMNESGRSVGEALRFYKLGTDVLTVFHDELDLAPFKVKVKQGGGHAGHNGLRSIDQHCASLGAPDYRRIRLGIGHPGHKDRVTGHVLGNFAKDEGDDLAEMLGAMGAEAEWLAKGDDVRFMNDVALRMQG; from the coding sequence ATGCAAATCTGGGTCGGCCTCGGAAATCCCGGACCGCGCTATGCGCTGCACCGGCACAATGTCGGCTTCATGGCGCTCGACGTTATCGCCGACATGCACAGCTTCGGCCCGGTGCAGACGAAATTCAGCGGATGGGCGCAGGAGGGGCGCATCGGCAGCCAGAAAGTGCTGCTGCTCAAGCCCGCCACCTTCATGAACGAAAGCGGGCGCAGTGTCGGTGAGGCGCTGCGGTTCTACAAGCTGGGCACCGATGTGTTGACCGTGTTCCACGACGAACTCGACCTTGCCCCCTTCAAGGTCAAGGTGAAGCAGGGCGGCGGGCACGCCGGGCACAATGGCCTGCGATCGATCGACCAGCATTGCGCCAGCCTCGGCGCACCCGACTATCGCCGGATCAGGCTCGGCATCGGCCATCCCGGACACAAGGACCGCGTCACCGGCCATGTGCTGGGCAATTTTGCCAAGGATGAAGGCGACGACCTTGCCGAAATGCTGGGTGCGATGGGTGCCGAAGCCGAATGGCTGGCCAAGGGTGATGACGTTCGCTTCATGAACGATGTCGCGCTGCGGATGCAGGGTTAA
- a CDS encoding TraB/GumN family protein, with product MAIPGRSRHPPAGARLRRWIAALIIPALVLGLSGCSDGRSEADADRDPPAPLLYELAAADGTVEGWMVGTIHALPDGIDWRTAAVQRAIDEADVLVVEVATLGDTAALGTTFAQLATSPSLPALADRVPAAQRAPLAALMHRGGLSDEDFASTETWAVALALARVDAAGDPANGVDRALINDFADRRVSELEGAAGQLAIFDRLPEARQRTMLAAVIAESAAADKDPERLQRAWAAGDAEAIETASREGILADPDLREALLTARNRRWAAALLPVLRTEPRPLIAVGAAHLVGPDGLAALLAAQGYRVRRIEQR from the coding sequence ATGGCCATTCCCGGCAGATCACGGCACCCCCCGGCAGGTGCCCGGCTGCGGCGCTGGATCGCCGCGCTCATCATCCCCGCACTGGTGCTTGGCCTGTCCGGGTGCAGCGACGGGCGCAGCGAGGCAGACGCGGACCGCGACCCGCCCGCACCGCTGCTCTATGAACTTGCTGCGGCCGATGGCACGGTGGAGGGCTGGATGGTGGGAACCATCCACGCCCTTCCCGATGGCATCGACTGGCGGACTGCGGCAGTCCAGCGCGCGATCGACGAGGCCGATGTGCTGGTGGTCGAGGTTGCAACGCTCGGCGACACGGCGGCACTGGGCACGACGTTTGCGCAGCTTGCCACCAGCCCCTCCCTGCCCGCGCTCGCCGATCGGGTGCCCGCCGCCCAGCGCGCGCCGCTTGCCGCGCTGATGCACCGCGGCGGCCTCAGCGACGAGGATTTTGCCTCGACCGAAACCTGGGCAGTTGCCCTCGCGCTCGCACGGGTCGATGCGGCGGGCGACCCGGCCAACGGGGTCGATCGAGCGCTGATCAATGATTTTGCCGATCGCCGCGTTTCCGAGCTTGAAGGCGCAGCCGGGCAGCTCGCGATATTCGACCGCCTGCCCGAAGCCCGGCAACGCACCATGCTGGCTGCGGTGATTGCCGAAAGCGCCGCGGCGGACAAGGATCCCGAACGGTTGCAACGGGCTTGGGCTGCGGGCGATGCGGAAGCGATCGAAACCGCCTCGCGCGAAGGCATTCTGGCTGATCCTGATCTTCGCGAGGCGTTGTTGACGGCGCGCAATCGCCGCTGGGCTGCGGCCTTGTTGCCGGTGCTGCGCACCGAGCCCCGCCCGCTGATCGCAGTTGGCGCGGCGCATCTGGTCGGGCCCGACGGCCTCGCCGCGCTGCTTGCGGCGCAAGGCTACCGCGTCCGGCGCATCGAACAGCGCTGA
- a CDS encoding TraB/GumN family protein, protein MTLRTLLSITALPLALFGAHPAAAEAGTDAAATAPAGRGPALWKVADEDTTIYLFGTVHVLPKDVVWYTPTIAKAFEASDTLVTEIPMDPASEAQMAQLSQTLGVLPEGTTLRSLLTGEQKQQYEAALADLGPRIEAQQLAALPAEARAGYEDAKAKGLVPKPADALAAQFDRMKPWMVGLTLSILPLTLQGYDLASGTEKVLLTKTGDKQKDALETAAFQLGIFDGMPQDAQIAFMMEAATSMDEGKAMIDRMVSAWVKGEPEALAEVMNEGLDDPKVAEALLYNRNANWAEWIGKRLETPGTVFVAVGAGHLAGERSVQDYLAKKRIETTRVK, encoded by the coding sequence ATGACACTGCGCACCCTGCTTTCGATCACCGCCCTGCCGCTTGCGCTGTTCGGCGCGCATCCCGCCGCAGCCGAAGCCGGGACGGATGCGGCGGCGACAGCCCCCGCAGGCAGGGGCCCTGCCCTGTGGAAGGTCGCCGACGAGGACACCACGATTTACCTTTTCGGCACGGTCCATGTGCTGCCCAAGGATGTCGTGTGGTACACGCCCACGATCGCCAAAGCGTTCGAGGCCTCCGACACGCTGGTGACCGAAATCCCGATGGATCCCGCCAGCGAGGCGCAGATGGCGCAGCTGTCCCAGACGCTGGGCGTGCTGCCCGAAGGCACCACACTGCGCAGCCTCCTGACCGGTGAGCAGAAGCAGCAATACGAAGCCGCACTCGCAGACCTTGGCCCGCGCATCGAAGCCCAGCAGCTCGCCGCGCTCCCGGCCGAGGCGCGCGCCGGATACGAGGATGCCAAGGCCAAAGGCCTGGTGCCGAAACCCGCCGATGCGCTGGCTGCTCAGTTCGATCGCATGAAGCCCTGGATGGTCGGCCTGACGCTGTCGATCCTGCCGCTCACGTTGCAGGGTTATGATCTTGCCAGCGGCACGGAAAAGGTGCTGCTCACCAAGACGGGCGACAAGCAGAAGGACGCGCTTGAAACCGCCGCGTTCCAGCTCGGCATCTTCGATGGGATGCCGCAGGATGCGCAGATCGCCTTCATGATGGAGGCCGCCACCAGCATGGACGAAGGCAAGGCGATGATCGACCGCATGGTGTCCGCATGGGTCAAGGGTGAGCCGGAGGCACTTGCCGAGGTGATGAACGAAGGCCTCGATGATCCCAAGGTCGCCGAAGCCCTGCTCTACAATCGCAACGCCAATTGGGCCGAGTGGATCGGCAAGCGTCTGGAAACGCCGGGCACCGTGTTCGTTGCGGTCGGCGCAGGCCATCTGGCGGGTGAGCGGAGCGTGCAGGATTACCTTGCCAAGAAGCGGATCGAGACCACGCGGGTCAAGTAA
- a CDS encoding PEP-CTERM sorting domain-containing protein (PEP-CTERM proteins occur, often in large numbers, in the proteomes of bacteria that also encode an exosortase, a predicted intramembrane cysteine proteinase. The presence of a PEP-CTERM domain at a protein's C-terminus predicts cleavage within the sorting domain, followed by covalent anchoring to some some component of the (usually Gram-negative) cell surface. Many PEP-CTERM proteins exhibit an unusual sequence composition that includes large numbers of potential glycosylation sites. Expression of one such protein has been shown restore the ability of a bacterium to form floc, a type of biofilm.) — MTRTLFSGSLAIMMAAASVAVPAHAMKETPTEPTGTSGGTSSGGTAVPEPAMAALFGAGAAAILLAKRRRKDTPKS, encoded by the coding sequence ATGACCCGCACGCTGTTTTCCGGATCGCTTGCAATCATGATGGCGGCCGCATCGGTCGCTGTTCCCGCCCATGCCATGAAAGAAACCCCGACCGAGCCCACCGGAACTTCCGGCGGGACCTCCTCGGGCGGCACGGCGGTTCCCGAACCGGCGATGGCCGCGCTGTTCGGCGCCGGCGCCGCAGCAATCCTGCTGGCCAAGCGCCGCCGCAAGGATACGCCCAAGTCCTGA
- a CDS encoding 50S ribosomal protein L25/general stress protein Ctc, whose product MSETLTLPAESRERAGKGASRALRRDGRTPAVIYGGKEEPVMIHVEQKELVRQLGTGHFMNSIVNIEIDGKTVRTLPKDVAFHPVTDRPVHVDFLRLSGNSEVTVQVPVVFTNEDASPGLKKGGVLNVVRHELELVCPNNAIPDQIEIDVTGKDVGDSIHISEVKLPSKVSSAITDRDFTIATIVAPSALKSSEGDADDAEAAGAE is encoded by the coding sequence ATGAGCGAGACTCTTACCCTGCCGGCTGAATCGCGCGAACGGGCTGGCAAGGGAGCCTCCCGTGCACTTCGTCGCGATGGTCGGACACCTGCTGTCATTTATGGCGGCAAGGAAGAACCTGTCATGATCCACGTCGAACAGAAGGAACTGGTTCGCCAACTCGGCACCGGTCACTTCATGAATTCGATCGTCAACATCGAGATCGATGGCAAGACCGTTCGCACGCTGCCCAAGGATGTCGCGTTCCACCCGGTGACCGACCGCCCGGTCCACGTCGATTTCCTGCGCCTCTCGGGCAATTCGGAAGTCACCGTGCAGGTGCCCGTGGTGTTCACCAACGAAGACGCTTCGCCCGGCCTCAAGAAGGGCGGCGTTCTCAATGTCGTGCGTCACGAGCTTGAGCTCGTGTGCCCGAACAACGCGATCCCTGACCAGATCGAGATCGACGTCACCGGCAAGGATGTCGGCGATTCGATCCACATCAGCGAAGTGAAGCTGCCCAGCAAGGTCAGCAGCGCGATCACCGATCGCGACTTCACCATCGCCACCATCGTCGCCCCCTCGGCGCTGAAGAGCAGCGAAGGCGACGCGGACGACGCCGAAGCGGCTGGCGCCGAATAA